One genomic region from Lepisosteus oculatus isolate fLepOcu1 chromosome 20, fLepOcu1.hap2, whole genome shotgun sequence encodes:
- the anln2 gene encoding anillin, actin binding protein 2 isoform X1, with translation MDPFIEKVAERTRARQLSIQKQMAERAGEEEGGVARSPLKRLRDPLSDGEQSRKSEAPEPQEVFKRRCYDVSGDENLNPMEQARSPLKPLHRQVEMVVKPDTPAVASIKSRMNTLAAQRQQWDTEGDGDSVENPSSVFSEEAPVGLPRSCVSGRDLCSLSSVGMLEDEPSAVSGLEDQSGDQAALETAVRVISQHFSQKDSGELLNTSGSDRSISSEFSLIGDVEFRSRVERFEARTPATEPIAPTSRPHSQSSIARTIQEKLLNSQGSSVSKANRLRKEREEELRLVRLQSKSDNIWKKNDAEASLMEDAVVTPGLTRIVERNKRTHWLPLRPIDYEESRRRHDETLNSVSSEVPSEVQEDSLLELSPEVDLCTSAGKDLQPRDEDPTVENPEEGEAIQRESRSMKKVTFVLDPEMIGDRSHSEADSQDSERKESDTVSDADLTSQEEELNSSEMIDQIFEGVLDTTEDEVEPDCDDNGMSSREETEEQSGQQVTQEGNVTTENSNNEQADDEKEKAEVDKHGDNNVDEELTFPPGSILSPLTKSVEAVVTPLRLMSGDAPGPIPFHLTPSDLTETPPLYSIDAYRSLRQSTLRSYNSVTPTTNRKATEQTRTAQPHSVKEKIKILNEEISKLQTIIYQTTQALNCCTDEEHGKGSLEEAEAEKLLLVSMEKRLSLLSELSRLKEPGASAGSAERGLETSPQEPCRGTLSISDVRLPLKVEFACSARTRAGRPSHYFFVLIRYGSSNIVATPLATAADAKNGDTIAFPTSITLQDIRPNFEIDVEVYSLSHTTNACNSERRPSKSKVTPKKLLTNITKSNHNQSSAVLPALGSSVRASNFSLVGSHKITLTSLGQNKFPLDKIKFDGKVRKLLGDEFQEKVPFLSPLEGNIYLRLACQSHSNIEHRGFLTMFEDISGFGAWHRRWVCLERGNLSYWNYPNDERSKPAVGCINLTNCTSQCVKPVNRDSCARPNTFELVKLSQQKDAREILSKCWFSADTKEEREEWMEKLNQALLDHRTWKPVVSDQQTRQRDAPQDMSFTSTHSRESIL, from the exons ATGGACCCCTTCATTGAG AAGGTTGCAGAGCGTACCCGTGCCCGCCAGCTGTCGATACAGAAGCAGATGGCAGAGCGagcgggagaggaggagggtggGGTGGCGCGGAGCCCCCTGAAGAGGCTGAGAGACCCTCTGTCAGATGGCGAGCAGAGCAGGAAGTCTGAAGCACCTG AGCCTCAAGAGGTGTTCAAGAGGCGTTGCTATGATGTGAGTGGTGATGAGAATCTGAACCCCATGGAGCAGGCCAGGTCGCCCTTGAAGCCTCTCCACCGGCAAGTGGAAATGGTGGTGAAGCCCGACACCCCCGCAGTCGCTTCCATTAAGTCACGCATGAACACGTTGGCAGCACAGCGGCAGCAGTGGGACACAGAAGGTGACG gTGACAGTGTGGAGAACCCTTCCTCTGTTTTCTCAGAGGAGGCTCCGGTGGGCTTGCCAAGGAGCTGCGTCTCAGGGAGAGACCTCTGTTCCCTCTCAAGCGTCGGCATGTTGGAGGATGAACCCAGCGCTGTCAGTGGGCTGGAGGATCAGAGCGGAGACCAGGCTGCGCTGGAAACGGCTGTcaga GTGATCTCACAGCATTTCTCTCAGAAGGACAGTGGGGAACTGCTGAACACCTCTGGCAGTGACAGAAGTATAAGTTCGGAATTTAGTCTTATTG GTGATGTAGAATTTCGCTCTCGAGTGGAGAGATTTGAGGCAAGGACCCCAGCAACTGAGCCCATAGCACCCACCTCTCGGCCCCACTCCCAGTCTTCCATTGCCAGGACCATCCAGGAGAAGCTGCTCAACAGCCAGGGGTCAAGTGTCTCAAAGGCCAACCGCCTCCGCAAG GAGCGCGAAGAAGAGCTGAGATTGGTGAGGTTGCAGTCCAAGAGTGACAACATCTGGAAGAAGAATGATGCCGAAGCATCGCTTATGGAGGATGCAGTG GTGACTCCTGGTTTGACTCGAATAGTAGAACGGAACAAGAGAACCCATTGGCTACCTCTCCGTCCCATAGAC TATGAGGAGTCGAGGAGGCGCCATGATGAGACTTTGAACAGCGTGAGCAGTGAAGTGCCCTCGGAGGTGCAGGAGGACAGCCTGCTGGAGCTGTCCCCTGAGGTGGACCTCTGCACCAGCGCCGGCAAAGACCTGCAGCCACGAGATGAGG ATCCCACTGTAGAAAACCCAGAGGAGGGTGAGGCCATTCAGCGTGAGTCTCGGAGCATGAAGAAAGTGACCTTTGtcctggatcccgagatgatcGGTGATCGCTCTCACTCAGAGGCTGATTCCCAGGACAGCGAGAGGAAGGAAAGTGACACTG TCTCGGATGCAGACCTGACCTCCCAGGAGGAAGAGCTGAATAGCTCAGAGATGATTGATCAAATATTTGAGGGGGTGCTGGATACTACCGAGGACGAGGTGGAACCAGACTGCGATGATAACGGCATGAGTAGTCGGGAAGAAACGGAGGAGCAGAGTGGGCAGCAAGTGACACAAGAGGGGAATGTGACAACGGAGAACTCCAATAACGAACAGGCAGATGATGAAAAGGAGAAGGCTGAGGTGGACAAGCATGGTGATAACAATGTAGATGAAGAGCTGACCTTTCCTCCTGGCTCCATTCTCTCTCCTTTAACAAAGTCTGTTGAGGCTGTAGTTACGCCACTG AGATTGATGTCTGGTGATGCACCTGGACCCATTCCCTTCCACCTGACACCCAGTGATCTGACGGAGACCCCTCCTCTCTACAG cattgatGCTTATCGGAGCCTGCGGCAAAGTACTCTACGCTCCTACAACAGTGTGACTCCTACAACCAACAGGAAGGCCACAGAGCAGACTCGGACTGCTCAGCCTCACAGTGTCAAGGAGAAGATCAAG ATTCTGAATGAAGAGATTAGCAAACTTCAGACCATCATCTATCAGACTACCCAAGCGCTGAACTGCTGCACTGATGAGGAGCACGGGAAGGGCTCGCTGGAGGAGGCCGAGGCCGAGAAGCTGCTGCTTGTGTCCA TGGAAAAGCGCCTCTCTCTGCTGTCTGAGTTGAGCCGTTTGAAAGAGCCAGGAGCCAGCGCTGGGTCCGCAGAGAGGGGCTTGGAGACGTCTCCCCAGGAGCCATGCAGAGGCACCCTGAGCATCTCTGATGTGCGCCTGCCGCTGAAAGTGGAGTTTGCCTGCTCCGCACGTACCAGGGCAG GGCGACCGAGCCATTATTTCTTTGTGCTGATCCGTTATGGGTCCAGTAACATAGTAGCTACCCCCCTTGCCACAGCAGCAGATGCCAAGAATGGGGACACCATTGCTTTCCCCACCTCCATCACCCT ACAGGATATTCGCCCCAACTTTGAAATTGATGTGGAGGTTTATAGTTTG TCTCACACAACAAATGCATGTAATTCTGAAAGGAGACCTTCAAAATCTAAG GTCACGCCTAAAAAGCTGCTTACCAACATCACT aaatcAAATCATAACCAATCAT cTGCAGTTCTTCCAGCTTTGGGAAGCTCTGTTCGGGCCAGCAACTTTTCTCTGGTGGGATCTCATAAGATCACGCTAACTTCCCTTGGACAAAATAAGTTCCCTTTGGATAAG ATCAAATTTGATGGAAAAGTCAGGAAGCTACTGGGCGATGAATTTCAGGAGAAG GTTCCATTTTTGTCCCCTCTGGAAGGGAACATTTACCTACGTCTTGCATGTCAGAGCCATTCTAACATTGAGCACAGAGGCTTTCTG ACTATGTTTGAAGACATCAGTGGGTTTGGCGCCTGGCACCGCCGCTGGGTCTGTCTGGAACGTGGTAACCTGTCCTACTGGAACTACCCCAATGACGAGCGCAGCAAG CCAGCAGTTGGATGCATTAACCTGACCAACTGTACCAGCCAGTGTGTGAAGCCTGTGAACAGAGACTCCTGCGCACGCCCCAACACCTTTGAGCTGGTCAAGTTATCACAGCAGAAGGATGCGCGTGAGATTCTGTCCAA GTGCTGGTTCTCAGCAGACACCAAGGAGGAACGTGAGGAGTGGATGGAGAAGCTGAACCAGGCACTGCTGGATCACAGGACCTGGAAGCCGGTGGTATCAGACCAACAGACCCGGCAGAGAGATGCTCCACAAGATATGTCGTTCACTAGTACCCATTCCAGGGAAAGTATCTTATAA